The following proteins are encoded in a genomic region of Flavobacteriales bacterium TMED191:
- a CDS encoding Na(+)-translocating NADH-quinone reductase subunit A — MNVKISKGADIKIKGSADRVYANVANSKYYAVKPGDFHLLIPKMVVKIGDYVQAGDILFCDKNSEGIKFTSPVSGYVNDIVRGEKRKILKVIIEADEEIKYKKFNTSDLSTLDKNQIIDHLLNAGLWPLIRQRPFATIANPSDSPKSIFISSFDSAPLAPDNDFIFHGDDSVFQLGLDLVAQLCDGTTHLNLDGNSNPAKVFSNAKGVQINHVFGPHPAGNVGVQIHHIDPINKGDVVWYLTPQDIVTIGKFFRDGKYDASKIIALTGSKVKKPRYYRVIQGTSIDPIVKSNLVNGEKRFISGNVLTGKRISSDGYLGFYDFQVSVITEGNYSEFFGWLLPGIHKYSLSRTFFSWLVSKREYDLDTNNHGEERAYVVTGQYESYMPIDIFPVQLIKAVLIEDIELMEKLGIYEVDTEDFALCEYSCTSKIPVQSIIRKGLDIIKKECS; from the coding sequence ATGAATGTCAAAATTTCTAAAGGTGCTGACATTAAAATAAAAGGTTCTGCCGATCGTGTTTATGCAAATGTTGCAAATTCTAAATACTATGCGGTAAAGCCTGGTGATTTTCATCTACTGATTCCAAAAATGGTAGTTAAAATCGGAGACTATGTACAAGCAGGAGATATTTTGTTTTGTGATAAAAATTCTGAAGGCATCAAGTTTACATCCCCAGTCAGTGGTTATGTTAATGATATTGTAAGAGGAGAAAAACGTAAAATATTAAAAGTTATTATTGAAGCCGATGAAGAAATTAAATATAAAAAATTTAACACTTCTGACCTGTCGACTTTAGATAAAAATCAAATTATTGATCATTTATTAAATGCCGGTTTGTGGCCCTTAATTCGCCAAAGACCATTTGCTACCATTGCTAATCCTTCGGATAGTCCAAAATCAATTTTTATATCATCATTCGATTCTGCTCCTTTAGCTCCTGATAACGATTTTATTTTCCACGGTGATGACTCTGTATTTCAGTTGGGTCTTGATCTTGTTGCACAACTTTGCGATGGTACTACTCATTTAAATTTGGATGGAAATTCAAACCCTGCAAAAGTATTCAGCAATGCTAAGGGTGTTCAGATTAATCATGTCTTTGGACCTCATCCTGCTGGCAATGTAGGTGTTCAGATTCATCATATTGATCCTATAAATAAAGGTGATGTTGTATGGTATTTAACCCCTCAAGATATTGTTACAATTGGAAAGTTTTTTAGGGACGGTAAGTATGATGCCTCTAAAATAATTGCTTTAACAGGTTCTAAAGTTAAAAAGCCCAGATATTATAGAGTTATTCAAGGAACATCAATAGACCCAATAGTTAAGAGTAATTTAGTTAATGGTGAAAAGCGCTTTATAAGCGGAAATGTCTTGACTGGTAAAAGAATTAGCTCAGATGGTTATTTAGGTTTTTATGATTTTCAAGTATCTGTGATTACTGAAGGAAATTATAGTGAGTTCTTTGGCTGGTTGTTACCGGGTATTCATAAATATAGTTTGTCTAGAACCTTTTTCTCATGGTTAGTTAGTAAACGAGAATATGATTTGGACACTAATAACCATGGTGAAGAAAGAGCATATGTAGTTACGGGCCAATATGAGTCTTATATGCCAATTGATATTTTTCCTGTGCAATTAATTAAGGCAGTTCTTATTGAGGATATAGAATTAATGGAAAAGCTTGGGATTTACGAAGTTGATACAGAAGATTTTGCACTATGTGAATATTCTTGTACTTCTAAAATACCAGTTCAGTCAATTATTAGAAAAGGACTTGATATAATTAAAAAAGAATGTAGTTAA
- a CDS encoding NADH:ubiquinone reductase (Na(+)-transporting) subunit B: MKLMRNILKKIKPHFEKEGALHSLYPAYDAFETFLFVPNHTSQSGTHIRDSVDLKRTMVIVIIALLPCLFFGMWNTGYQYHLQLASTGLNDMISVTNWDNFLFGFWKFMPLVIVSYVVGLSVEFAFAVNRKHQVNEGYLVTGMLIPLTMPIDVPLWMLALAVIFAVIIGKEVFGGTGMNILNPALTARAFIFFAYPTKMSGDKVWVHSADKIDGVSGETALGQLASMVNVNPNDETIISKMSEFSSDGAYSLYNSFLGIIPGSVGETSVIAIMFGAAILLFTGVGSFRIMASMFLGGLFMAFIFNLVAPDTNLFMSLDPIHQLCIGSFLFGMVFMATDPVSAAQTNKGKIIYGFLCGVLSVLIRVFNPAYPEGVMVAILFMNVMAPLIDHYVIEANINKRLKRLKVNE; the protein is encoded by the coding sequence ATGAAGTTAATGCGTAACATATTAAAAAAAATAAAACCACATTTTGAAAAAGAGGGTGCTTTACATAGTTTGTATCCGGCATACGATGCTTTCGAGACATTTTTATTTGTTCCAAATCACACCTCTCAATCAGGAACTCATATTAGAGACTCTGTAGACCTTAAAAGAACAATGGTAATTGTGATTATTGCTTTGCTACCTTGTTTGTTTTTTGGTATGTGGAATACAGGCTATCAATATCATTTACAATTGGCTAGCACTGGCTTAAATGATATGATTAGTGTTACCAATTGGGATAATTTTCTTTTTGGTTTTTGGAAATTTATGCCATTAGTAATTGTATCTTATGTTGTAGGTTTAAGTGTGGAATTTGCCTTTGCGGTTAATAGAAAACATCAGGTTAATGAAGGTTATTTAGTTACCGGAATGTTAATTCCTTTGACCATGCCAATCGATGTTCCATTATGGATGTTGGCACTTGCTGTTATATTTGCGGTAATTATTGGAAAAGAAGTTTTTGGGGGAACTGGGATGAATATTCTAAACCCTGCTTTAACAGCTAGAGCTTTTATTTTTTTCGCATATCCTACTAAAATGTCTGGTGATAAGGTGTGGGTCCATTCTGCTGATAAAATTGATGGTGTCTCAGGAGAAACTGCTTTGGGCCAATTAGCTAGTATGGTTAATGTTAACCCAAATGATGAGACTATTATTAGTAAGATGAGTGAATTTTCTTCAGATGGTGCTTATAGCTTATATAATTCATTCTTGGGTATCATTCCAGGATCTGTTGGTGAGACATCTGTAATTGCCATAATGTTTGGTGCTGCGATTTTATTGTTTACAGGCGTTGGTTCCTTTCGCATAATGGCTTCAATGTTTCTTGGAGGTTTATTCATGGCATTTATTTTTAATTTAGTTGCTCCGGATACTAATTTATTTATGTCTCTTGACCCAATTCATCAACTCTGTATTGGTAGTTTTTTGTTTGGAATGGTGTTTATGGCTACTGATCCTGTTTCAGCAGCACAAACTAATAAGGGAAAAATCATATATGGTTTTTTATGTGGAGTGTTGTCGGTTCTGATACGTGTTTTCAATCCTGCTTATCCTGAAGGTGTTATGGTGGCTATTTTATTTATGAATGTAATGGCTCCCTTAATTGATCATTATGTTATAGAAGCAAATATTAATAAGAGGTTAAAAAGATTAAAAGTTAATGAATAA
- the nqrC gene encoding NADH:ubiquinone reductase (Na(+)-transporting) subunit C: MNKETNLYTFTFAIIMVLVVGTILAVTSEVLQPRKKQNATDKKMIDILSAIGVNASRSKAQEEYNKYIVNETIINNQGEIIDGLAFNIDVLFQYRDKTLSPDDFKYPFFTAEKDNQTYYIVPMAGTGLWGPVWGFIALEDDFSTVYGAAFDHKAETPGLGAEINTDIFENPFKGKKIKNNIGKFVSVKVKKGGAEKGNPHQVDGITGGTITSDGVSDMLENTLQVYDNYFSKFNNVNDTIVQVINSDNI, from the coding sequence ATGAATAAAGAAACTAATCTATATACGTTTACATTTGCTATTATTATGGTTTTAGTAGTGGGTACTATTTTAGCTGTAACTTCAGAAGTACTTCAACCAAGAAAAAAACAAAATGCCACAGATAAAAAAATGATTGATATTTTAAGTGCTATTGGTGTCAATGCAAGTAGATCGAAAGCCCAAGAAGAATATAATAAGTATATTGTTAATGAAACTATTATTAATAATCAAGGAGAAATTATTGATGGATTAGCATTTAATATTGATGTATTGTTTCAATACAGAGATAAAACTTTATCTCCGGATGATTTTAAGTATCCTTTTTTTACTGCCGAAAAAGATAATCAAACCTATTATATTGTTCCAATGGCAGGAACCGGTCTTTGGGGCCCCGTATGGGGATTTATTGCTTTAGAAGATGATTTTAGCACTGTTTATGGTGCTGCATTTGATCATAAAGCAGAAACTCCAGGTTTAGGAGCAGAGATAAATACAGATATTTTTGAAAATCCATTTAAAGGAAAAAAAATTAAAAATAATATTGGAAAATTTGTCTCCGTTAAAGTGAAAAAAGGTGGTGCAGAAAAAGGTAATCCTCATCAAGTTGATGGTATTACAGGAGGAACTATAACTAGCGATGGAGTTTCTGACATGCTTGAAAATACATTACAGGTATATGATAACTATTTTTCAAAATTTAATAATGTAAATGACACTATAGTTCAAGTAATTAATAGTGATAATATATAA
- a CDS encoding NADH:ubiquinone reductase (Na(+)-transporting) subunit D, whose product MKSFFNKQHQKLIADPMGDQNPITIQVLGICSALAITTQLENALVMTLAVIFVMTSASSIISILRNHIPNRIRIIVQLLVVASLVALVDQILKAFLPDASEQLSVFIGLIITNCIIMGRLEAFAMGNKLWDSFLDALGNAFGYGWILVAVAFVRELFGAGKLMGYQVFPESFYESGGGWYFNNNLMILPPMALIVVGLIIWIQRSRNNDLIEEN is encoded by the coding sequence ATGAAATCATTTTTTAACAAGCAACATCAAAAGCTAATTGCAGATCCTATGGGAGATCAAAATCCTATTACTATTCAGGTACTAGGAATTTGTTCAGCTCTTGCTATTACCACTCAATTAGAAAATGCTCTTGTTATGACTCTTGCTGTCATTTTTGTAATGACCTCTGCAAGCTCAATAATTTCAATTCTTCGAAATCACATTCCTAACAGGATCAGAATTATTGTTCAATTGCTAGTTGTTGCTTCATTGGTGGCTTTAGTTGATCAAATTTTAAAGGCTTTTTTGCCCGATGCATCAGAACAGTTATCAGTTTTTATTGGTTTAATTATTACTAATTGTATAATCATGGGTAGATTAGAAGCATTTGCAATGGGAAATAAACTATGGGACTCATTTCTTGATGCCTTAGGTAATGCTTTTGGATATGGTTGGATTTTAGTTGCTGTTGCATTTGTAAGGGAACTTTTTGGTGCTGGCAAATTAATGGGATATCAGGTTTTTCCTGAAAGTTTTTATGAATCAGGAGGCGGTTGGTATTTTAATAATAATTTAATGATTTTACCTCCAATGGCTTTAATAGTAGTGGGTTTAATCATTTGGATTCAAAGATCTAGAAATAACGATTTAATTGAGGAAAATTAA
- the nqrE gene encoding NADH:ubiquinone reductase (Na(+)-transporting) subunit E, with product MDLVNIFIKGVFIDNMIFAYFLGMCSYLAVSKTVTTANGLGLAVIFVLGITVPVNWILENFILSSGALHWLGDDFINVDLNVLSLIMFIAVVSAMVQLVEMIIEKFSPALYSSLGIFLPLIAVNCAILGGALFMQERQYSTIIEATSFALGSGVGWYLAIVAIAAIREKIRYSNVPAPLRGLGITYIITGLMGIAFMCFMGIKI from the coding sequence ATGGACTTAGTAAATATTTTTATTAAAGGTGTTTTTATAGATAATATGATTTTTGCATATTTTCTAGGCATGTGCTCGTATTTAGCAGTATCTAAAACAGTAACTACAGCAAATGGATTAGGATTAGCAGTAATTTTTGTTTTAGGTATTACAGTTCCCGTCAATTGGATCTTAGAGAATTTTATTTTAAGTTCAGGCGCTTTGCATTGGTTAGGCGATGATTTTATTAATGTTGATTTAAACGTATTAAGTTTAATAATGTTTATAGCAGTAGTTTCAGCAATGGTTCAACTTGTTGAGATGATTATAGAGAAATTTTCTCCAGCTCTATATAGCTCTCTTGGTATATTTTTACCTTTGATTGCTGTTAATTGTGCTATTTTAGGAGGAGCTTTATTTATGCAAGAAAGACAATACTCTACAATAATTGAGGCTACTTCTTTTGCCTTAGGATCAGGTGTTGGTTGGTATTTAGCTATTGTTGCGATTGCAGCTATTAGAGAAAAAATAAGATATTCTAATGTTCCTGCTCCTTTAAGAGGTCTTGGGATAACATATATTATTACTGGTTTAATGGGTATAGCATTTATGTGCTTTATGGGGATAAAAATTTAA
- a CDS encoding NADH:ubiquinone reductase (Na(+)-transporting) subunit F, with product MIYTIISAVVFFLVVILSLVSVLLFAKSKLLPSGEVTLTINGQKNIQINPGGTILGTLGDNKIFLPSACGGGGTCAMCKCQVNSGGGEILPTEKPYFTRKEIQDNWRLGCQVKIKNDMDINIPEEIFGIKKWECEVVSNYSVASFIKEFVVRLPEGENLDFKAGGYIQIDVPEVEVPYSDMDIAPNPNDPAGAEKFKGEWDKFNLWDLSMKNDEEIFRAYSMANHPAEGNIVMLNIRIATPPWDRSKNTWMNVNPGVCSSYVYSLKPGDKVTVSGPYGEFFIKETDNEMIYIGGGAGMAPMRSHLFHLFHTMKTSRKVTFFYGGRSKRELFYLDDFRNIEKEFSNFKFHVALSEPLPEDNWKEKKSLDDEGDGFVGFIHQIVIDHHFKLHDAPEDIEVYFCGPPLMNQAVLKMCDDWGIPEENVDFDDFGE from the coding sequence ATGATATATACTATAATTTCAGCAGTTGTTTTCTTTTTAGTTGTTATACTCTCTTTAGTTAGTGTTTTACTTTTTGCTAAATCTAAACTACTTCCTTCTGGTGAAGTTACATTAACAATTAATGGTCAAAAAAATATTCAAATAAATCCAGGTGGTACCATATTAGGTACTCTTGGTGATAATAAAATATTTTTACCTTCGGCATGTGGAGGGGGAGGTACTTGCGCCATGTGTAAATGCCAAGTTAACTCAGGTGGTGGTGAGATTTTACCAACAGAAAAACCATATTTTACTAGAAAAGAAATACAAGACAACTGGAGACTAGGTTGTCAAGTGAAAATTAAAAATGATATGGATATTAATATACCAGAAGAAATTTTTGGTATTAAAAAATGGGAATGTGAAGTGGTATCAAATTATAGTGTTGCTTCCTTTATTAAGGAGTTTGTAGTAAGGTTACCAGAGGGAGAAAACCTTGATTTTAAAGCAGGTGGTTATATTCAAATCGATGTTCCTGAAGTAGAAGTTCCATACAGTGATATGGATATTGCACCAAATCCAAATGACCCTGCTGGTGCTGAAAAGTTCAAGGGCGAGTGGGATAAATTCAATTTATGGGATTTGAGTATGAAAAATGACGAAGAAATTTTTAGAGCATATTCAATGGCCAACCATCCTGCTGAGGGCAATATAGTTATGTTAAATATTCGAATTGCAACTCCGCCTTGGGATAGATCAAAAAACACATGGATGAATGTTAACCCTGGTGTATGTTCTTCTTATGTGTATTCTTTGAAACCAGGTGATAAGGTTACCGTTTCAGGTCCTTATGGTGAGTTTTTTATAAAAGAAACGGATAATGAAATGATATATATTGGTGGAGGTGCAGGTATGGCACCTATGCGTTCACATTTATTTCATTTATTCCATACAATGAAAACATCTCGTAAGGTCACATTTTTTTATGGTGGTCGTTCCAAACGAGAATTGTTTTATCTTGACGACTTTAGAAATATTGAAAAGGAATTTTCAAATTTTAAATTTCACGTTGCATTATCTGAACCTCTTCCAGAAGATAATTGGAAGGAAAAAAAGAGTCTTGATGATGAAGGAGATGGTTTTGTTGGATTTATACATCAAATTGTAATCGATCATCACTTCAAGTTACATGATGCACCTGAAGATATTGAAGTGTATTTTTGTGGACCTCCTTTAATGAATCAAGCGGTGTTAAAAATGTGTGATGATTGGGGTATTCCAGAAGAAAATGTCGACTTTGATGATTTCGGTGAATAA
- a CDS encoding FAD:protein FMN transferase — MIGVFQKKMSTLMISVNKFGFVLLFIILTSCLKKKHDTFVLSGYAQGTTYTIKYHTKNNIISKKSVDSLLRVIDLSMSSYIPNSTISQINNNIDIPLDSLIYYVLSNSIKICYETNGMFDITVSPIVSDWGFGPNKKRKDLNIIDNSLYDVGCDKITLEQNKLIKNELTQIDLNGIAQGYTVDYLSDFFRSNGIYDFMIELGGEVVCSGDNLGNLWKIGVDAPNNVNKKFAYILKLSDISLATSGSYRNFYYSDSIKISHTINPIKMLPVTNQLISATILHDECMYADAYATACMSFGLDSAKKFLKRKNIVGSLIFVEGDDTLYYFSEGFSSCLQNSSGSAPQ; from the coding sequence ATGATTGGGGTATTCCAGAAGAAAATGTCGACTTTGATGATTTCGGTGAATAAATTTGGTTTTGTATTATTATTTATAATATTAACTTCTTGCTTGAAAAAAAAGCACGATACTTTTGTTCTTAGTGGTTATGCTCAAGGTACTACTTATACAATTAAGTACCATACGAAAAATAATATCATATCTAAGAAGTCTGTAGATAGTCTATTACGAGTTATTGACTTATCTATGTCTTCATATATTCCTAATTCAACTATTTCTCAAATCAATAATAATATTGATATACCATTGGACTCTTTAATTTATTATGTTTTGTCTAATTCGATTAAAATCTGTTATGAAACAAATGGAATGTTTGATATAACAGTTTCCCCTATTGTTTCTGATTGGGGTTTTGGTCCCAATAAAAAAAGAAAAGATTTAAATATTATTGATAATTCTTTATATGACGTTGGATGTGATAAAATAACTTTAGAGCAGAATAAACTTATAAAAAACGAATTAACACAAATTGATTTGAATGGAATAGCCCAGGGTTATACTGTAGATTATCTTTCAGATTTTTTCAGGTCAAATGGTATATATGACTTTATGATCGAACTGGGAGGCGAAGTTGTTTGTTCTGGAGATAATTTAGGTAATCTATGGAAAATCGGTGTTGATGCCCCAAATAATGTAAATAAAAAATTCGCATATATTTTAAAATTAAGTGATATTTCTCTAGCTACTTCAGGTTCATATCGGAATTTTTATTATTCTGATTCTATTAAAATTAGCCATACAATAAATCCTATAAAAATGTTACCAGTTACTAATCAACTTATTAGTGCAACTATTTTACACGATGAATGTATGTATGCAGATGCATATGCAACTGCGTGTATGTCATTTGGTTTAGATTCAGCAAAAAAATTTTTAAAAAGAAAAAATATAGTTGGTAGCTTAATCTTTGTAGAAGGAGATGATACCTTATATTATTTTTCAGAAGGGTTTTCCTCCTGTTTGCAAAATTCATCAGGTTCTGCTCCACAATAA
- a CDS encoding membrane or secreted protein yields the protein MNSTIILSVFLIGICFLGICVKILVKKNGQFSGTCASNNPLLNKNGEKCSYCGAEPDEFCKQEENPSEK from the coding sequence ATGAATTCAACAATTATTTTATCTGTATTCTTGATCGGAATATGTTTTTTAGGCATTTGTGTTAAAATACTTGTCAAAAAAAACGGTCAATTTAGTGGCACATGTGCTAGTAACAATCCCCTTTTGAATAAAAATGGGGAGAAATGTAGTTATTGTGGAGCAGAACCTGATGAATTTTGCAAACAGGAGGAAAACCCTTCTGAAAAATAA
- a CDS encoding UDP-N-acetylmuramate dehydrogenase yields the protein MNIVNYKSLHDLNTFKINVNAESFINIQSEKQIFELLENKSIVNKKIFVLGGGSNILFTKDIKGLVIHNQIKGIKITNETNKFIIAEVGAGEIWDRFVEWSTERNLFGIENLSLIPGYVGAAPIQNIGAYGTELNDVFQELTAINLQTKKLQIFKNADCQFGYRESIFKNSLKGKFIITKVKIKLSKISNPNLSYHAIKTEIENLNHKYFKSKDIRKIVIGIRKRKLPDPKVIGNAGSFFKNPIVDLETYNKIKLSFPKVPAFKTNKHIKMPAGWLIENLNRKVNVEEKCGIYDKHSLVLVNYGHASGKDILNLSQIIKRDVNRKFNIKLEEEVSII from the coding sequence ATGAATATAGTAAATTATAAATCATTACATGATCTAAACACCTTCAAAATAAATGTAAATGCAGAAAGTTTTATAAATATTCAATCAGAAAAACAAATTTTTGAATTACTAGAAAACAAAAGCATAGTTAATAAAAAAATATTTGTTTTAGGTGGGGGAAGCAATATTTTATTTACCAAAGATATTAAAGGTCTTGTTATTCATAATCAAATTAAAGGAATTAAAATAACAAATGAAACCAATAAATTTATCATAGCTGAGGTAGGTGCAGGTGAAATATGGGATCGGTTTGTTGAATGGAGCACGGAAAGAAATTTATTTGGAATTGAAAATTTATCATTAATCCCTGGATATGTAGGTGCGGCTCCCATTCAAAATATTGGTGCATATGGGACTGAATTAAATGATGTATTCCAAGAATTAACGGCTATTAATTTACAAACTAAAAAATTACAGATTTTCAAAAATGCAGATTGTCAATTTGGATATAGAGAATCTATTTTTAAAAATAGTTTAAAAGGAAAGTTTATTATTACAAAAGTAAAAATTAAACTATCTAAAATTAGTAACCCAAACTTATCTTATCACGCAATTAAAACTGAAATAGAGAATTTAAATCACAAATATTTTAAAAGTAAAGACATTAGAAAAATAGTTATTGGGATTAGAAAAAGAAAACTTCCTGACCCTAAAGTTATTGGCAACGCTGGAAGCTTTTTTAAAAATCCAATTGTTGACTTAGAAACATATAATAAAATAAAACTCTCATTTCCTAAAGTTCCAGCATTTAAAACTAATAAACATATAAAAATGCCTGCTGGGTGGCTAATAGAAAATCTCAATCGGAAGGTTAATGTAGAAGAAAAATGTGGTATTTATGATAAACATTCATTAGTACTAGTCAATTATGGTCATGCAAGTGGAAAAGATATCCTAAATTTATCTCAAATAATAAAAAGAGATGTTAATCGAAAATTTAATATTAAATTAGAAGAAGAAGTATCGATTATATGA
- a CDS encoding glycosyltransferase, translating to MKRIFISVTNDLSTDQRVHKVASSLFNKGYSVFLVGRKGKRLQLRSYNCHQLNVCFNKGFLFYLEFNIRLFFFLLFKKFDILLSNDLDTLLPNFFISKIKNKPIVYDSHELFTEVPELLNRPFVKYIWLCIESFCLPRIKYSYTVSDSIAAYYRAKYKINMFVIRNFPITLEIPSAEKNKKEKIIIYQGAVNRDRGIQLMILAMKYVDARLYIIGGGDLLFNTKKFVTAQNLDDKVVFFGKRNFNELFSITKTADLGLSFEEDTCLAYRYSLPNKIFDYVNAEIPVLVSDLPEFKKIILQYPIGSVIQSRKPIAIANQMKFLLSNSDNNFHSKIKLAKKEFSWSKEEKKLFSIFKSIKV from the coding sequence TTGAAAAGAATTTTTATTTCTGTAACCAATGATTTGTCAACTGATCAGCGCGTACACAAGGTTGCATCCTCTCTTTTTAATAAAGGTTACAGTGTTTTTCTTGTAGGCAGGAAAGGTAAAAGGTTACAATTACGTTCTTATAATTGTCATCAATTGAATGTTTGTTTTAATAAGGGTTTTTTATTTTATTTAGAATTTAATATTAGGTTATTCTTTTTTTTATTATTTAAAAAATTTGACATCCTTTTATCTAATGATCTCGACACATTACTTCCAAATTTCTTTATTTCAAAAATAAAAAATAAACCAATCGTATATGATAGTCATGAATTATTTACTGAAGTTCCAGAATTATTGAATAGACCTTTTGTTAAATATATATGGCTTTGTATTGAAAGTTTTTGTTTACCAAGAATAAAGTATTCCTATACTGTTAGTGATAGTATCGCTGCTTATTACAGAGCTAAATATAAAATTAACATGTTTGTTATAAGGAATTTTCCAATAACTTTAGAAATACCTAGTGCTGAAAAAAATAAAAAAGAAAAAATAATTATTTATCAGGGCGCAGTAAATCGAGATAGAGGAATTCAGTTGATGATTCTTGCAATGAAATATGTCGATGCTCGACTTTATATAATAGGAGGAGGAGATCTTTTATTTAATACCAAAAAATTTGTTACTGCTCAAAATTTAGATGATAAGGTTGTTTTTTTTGGAAAGAGGAATTTTAATGAATTATTTTCAATAACAAAGACAGCAGATTTAGGGTTGTCTTTTGAAGAAGATACATGCTTAGCTTATAGGTATTCTCTTCCTAATAAAATTTTTGACTATGTTAATGCCGAGATACCAGTGCTTGTTAGCGATTTACCTGAATTTAAAAAAATTATTCTTCAGTACCCTATAGGTTCAGTAATTCAGTCTAGGAAGCCTATAGCTATTGCTAATCAAATGAAATTTTTATTATCTAATTCTGACAATAATTTTCATTCAAAAATAAAACTAGCTAAAAAAGAATTTTCTTGGTCGAAAGAAGAAAAGAAACTTTTTTCAATTTTTAAAAGTATCAAGGTCTAG